In Pelosinus sp. UFO1, one genomic interval encodes:
- a CDS encoding 2-hydroxyacid dehydrogenase, with amino-acid sequence MKNTVFLNVAKLDFDNKLDFSSLAKLTTITKYDASSNEEILERVKDQNIVITKELPVGRDLISKFPPSVKLICEAGTGYNNIDIAAAKEKGIIVLNVPSYSTEAVAQLVITFILNLSSSLIQQQIMLQKKNFDNFTKHLQYPHFELQGKNLGIVGAGAIGREVMNIALALGMNILVYNRTPKPWDNPKIQNVSLEELLKQSDFVSLHCPLTPDTKHLINKDRLQLMKPTSYIINTSRGAIIKETDLIEALEQGEIAGAALDVQDPEPPELNNPLFSMDNVILTPHIGWRRLESRQRLLELMADNVAAFLQGKPINVVN; translated from the coding sequence ATGAAGAACACAGTCTTTCTGAATGTAGCAAAATTGGATTTTGATAACAAACTTGATTTTTCTTCATTAGCGAAACTCACTACGATTACAAAATACGATGCAAGTAGTAATGAAGAAATTCTAGAACGGGTGAAGGATCAAAATATTGTAATTACTAAGGAGTTGCCCGTAGGAAGGGATTTGATTTCAAAATTTCCTCCTTCTGTAAAACTCATCTGTGAAGCAGGCACTGGCTATAATAATATTGATATTGCAGCCGCCAAGGAAAAAGGGATCATTGTCTTAAACGTTCCTAGTTATAGTACAGAAGCTGTCGCTCAGTTGGTAATTACCTTTATATTGAATTTAAGTTCTTCCTTGATTCAGCAGCAGATTATGCTCCAAAAGAAAAATTTTGATAATTTTACAAAACATTTGCAGTATCCACATTTCGAGCTACAGGGAAAAAACCTTGGAATTGTTGGTGCAGGTGCCATTGGTAGGGAAGTAATGAACATTGCCTTGGCTTTGGGAATGAATATTCTTGTCTACAACCGCACTCCGAAGCCTTGGGATAATCCCAAGATCCAAAATGTTTCTCTTGAGGAACTTCTGAAACAAAGTGATTTTGTTAGTCTTCATTGTCCTCTTACCCCTGACACCAAACATCTTATTAATAAAGATCGATTACAATTAATGAAGCCTACTTCCTATATTATCAATACGTCCCGAGGGGCAATCATCAAAGAAACGGATTTAATTGAAGCGTTAGAGCAAGGGGAAATTGCCGGTGCAGCTCTTGATGTGCAGGATCCAGAACCACCAGAATTAAATAATCCCTTATTTTCCATGGATAACGTCATTCTGACACCTCATATAGGGTGGAGACGTTTAGAATCTAGGCAGAGATTGCTTGAACTCATGGCGGATAACGTGGCAGCATTTCTTCAAGGAAAACCAATTAACGTTGTAAATTAA
- a CDS encoding PTS sugar transporter subunit IIA gives MSGNQVLSADLIVSQLVAASFQEIIQSLGNKLHDFGYVKNSYVPAVIKREGIFPTGLPLGNINVAIPHTDVEHVNRPAIAVATLAHPVTFGNMGDPGNKLEVSIVFLLAMKEPHAQVDLLQNLVETFQNPEVLENLLGATDSKEIEKILQQYLKLKEVH, from the coding sequence ATGAGTGGCAACCAAGTTTTGTCAGCAGATTTAATAGTATCGCAGTTAGTGGCTGCAAGTTTTCAAGAAATAATCCAATCTCTTGGTAATAAATTACATGATTTTGGTTATGTAAAAAATTCTTATGTACCAGCGGTTATAAAGCGAGAGGGAATATTTCCGACAGGTCTTCCCCTTGGTAATATTAATGTAGCTATTCCACATACGGATGTGGAGCATGTGAATAGACCAGCGATTGCTGTAGCGACTTTAGCTCATCCAGTAACTTTTGGTAATATGGGTGATCCAGGTAATAAGCTGGAGGTTAGCATCGTTTTTTTATTAGCAATGAAGGAGCCTCATGCGCAAGTCGATTTGTTACAAAATCTAGTTGAGACCTTTCAGAACCCTGAAGTTTTAGAAAATTTACTGGGAGCTACGGACTCAAAAGAAATCGAAAAGATTTTACAACAGTATTTAAAACTAAAGGAGGTTCATTAA
- a CDS encoding dihydrofolate reductase — protein sequence MKLIVAVDQNWAIGYEGKLLEIIPADMKYFKEKTIGKVVVMGRATFESLPGGRPLQDRINIVLTKSRVTNCEGMIVCNSLTALFKEVKKYSSEEIFVIGGESIYEQLIAYCSEAYVTKIDKSYVANKSFPNLDALPDWKLVEESSLQNYKDINYRFIVYENKVRKSWPTEEVT from the coding sequence ATGAAATTAATTGTAGCAGTTGATCAAAATTGGGCTATTGGCTACGAGGGAAAATTACTGGAGATCATCCCAGCAGATATGAAATACTTTAAAGAAAAAACAATTGGAAAAGTAGTCGTAATGGGAAGAGCTACTTTTGAATCTCTACCTGGTGGTAGACCCCTTCAGGATCGAATTAATATTGTATTAACAAAAAGCCGCGTTACTAATTGCGAGGGAATGATAGTATGTAATTCTCTAACCGCACTGTTTAAGGAAGTGAAGAAGTATAGCTCTGAGGAGATTTTTGTAATAGGAGGAGAATCTATATATGAGCAACTCATAGCATATTGTTCAGAGGCATATGTTACTAAAATTGATAAAAGCTATGTAGCAAATAAATCTTTCCCCAATTTAGATGCTCTCCCAGATTGGAAGTTGGTTGAGGAAAGTAGTTTACAAAATTATAAGGATATAAACTATCGCTTTATAGTCTATGAAAATAAAGTTAGGAAGAGTTGGCCTACTGAAGAAGTAACATAA
- a CDS encoding PTS sugar transporter subunit IIB, which yields MAKRVLVLCGNGVATSTVACKKIQDYMAGAHVRCEVIQAKIGELASYADKVDVIVLMAMGAALPEIANKPLLIKGLPFLTGMGLPETLEQIKQHIQKN from the coding sequence ATGGCAAAAAGAGTATTAGTATTATGTGGCAATGGGGTAGCGACTTCTACGGTGGCTTGTAAGAAAATTCAGGATTATATGGCAGGTGCCCATGTTCGCTGTGAAGTAATTCAGGCCAAAATCGGAGAATTAGCTTCCTATGCTGATAAAGTGGATGTAATTGTCTTAATGGCAATGGGGGCAGCGCTTCCAGAAATAGCAAACAAACCGCTGCTAATTAAGGGGCTTCCTTTTCTCACTGGCATGGGTTTACCAGAAACATTAGAACAAATCAAACAACATATACAAAAAAATTAA
- a CDS encoding AEC family transporter has protein sequence MDIKMKLLLFIVDLLAPLTIGYFCRFQKIVPESVFNKMILNNILVIYPALSCLSFWILPLNYGLIWLPMMGLLMGIIPGIIAYFVAEYKYTSDLDRGSYVMSAILSNLGTIGGLCIFLLYGETGYAYQQLVVLFQYILMFMFCYPLAQYYYQRSQSRVEVKAVSIKSVLFSRNQLAIVGILCGVVLQIIGIPRPQMLGGFAEILIHVGAWTALIPVGYSIDFAKLKEHYHSIKDITLIKFVFTPLLIYGMARMVMSEEKMINTILVLSCMPTAVNAVITSRIYHLNIHISIASFIITTIVFLLVVYPVLFLGLAL, from the coding sequence ATGGATATAAAAATGAAACTGCTTCTATTTATTGTTGATTTATTAGCACCGTTAACAATCGGTTATTTTTGCCGATTCCAAAAGATAGTTCCAGAATCGGTTTTTAACAAAATGATTTTAAACAACATCCTTGTGATTTATCCCGCCTTATCTTGTCTGAGTTTTTGGATTTTACCTCTTAATTATGGACTAATTTGGTTACCCATGATGGGACTCTTAATGGGCATTATTCCAGGAATCATTGCTTACTTTGTTGCTGAGTATAAGTATACTAGTGATCTAGATAGGGGAAGTTACGTAATGTCTGCTATTTTATCAAATTTGGGAACGATTGGCGGGCTATGTATATTTCTGCTATATGGTGAAACTGGGTATGCTTATCAACAGCTGGTAGTTTTATTTCAATATATTTTAATGTTTATGTTTTGTTATCCTTTGGCTCAGTATTATTATCAACGTTCTCAAAGTAGAGTTGAGGTTAAGGCAGTATCAATCAAATCTGTTTTATTCAGCCGCAACCAATTAGCGATTGTTGGTATATTGTGCGGGGTCGTACTACAAATAATAGGGATACCAAGACCGCAAATGCTAGGTGGCTTCGCTGAAATTTTAATTCATGTTGGAGCCTGGACCGCTCTAATCCCAGTTGGCTATTCGATTGATTTTGCCAAATTAAAAGAGCATTATCATAGTATTAAAGATATAACCTTAATAAAATTTGTATTTACTCCTCTACTAATTTATGGAATGGCAAGAATGGTGATGTCTGAAGAAAAAATGATCAATACCATATTGGTTTTATCTTGTATGCCGACGGCTGTAAACGCTGTTATTACTTCACGAATATATCATCTTAATATTCATATCTCGATAGCTTCCTTTATCATAACAACAATCGTATTTTTATTAGTTGTTTATCCCGTATTATTTTTAGGGTTAGCGTTGTAA
- a CDS encoding PTS galactitol transporter subunit IIC encodes MELIGSYFKAIFDFGPNIVLPCFIFLFALALGTKPGKAIRAAIFIAIALIGIKMVVGFMGDNLGPAMKALSKNSGIKLDIMDVGWGAVAAAIWATPMGAIGIPLLLLFNFVLLYFRVTKTLMVDIWNYHHLITVGVLTYFATDNVYLGFVGMLLASLITWLLADWAAPFLQKFYGLPGITMPTLSSISECLIAAPMNELLDRIPVVRDIRGNFSSVKKYLGVFGEPAVLAVIIGMGIGFMAKYSMKDSLNLAMNLAAVMIILPKVVAILMEGLMPIQEASQEFLHKHMGGREIFLGLDSAISIGHPSVLTAALLLTPFVLVLAAILPGNQMLPFADITVIPFRIAFVVALVNGNVFRTLLIGAVVLVQILLCGTVTSPVLTKIFLSVGGKIPEGAIGVASFSGGSLFVTYAIMQTLSFVLSGVIISAVVFGLFLLVAKSQARKAVQLMETEEENTYAGIKNIQG; translated from the coding sequence ATGGAGTTAATTGGAAGTTACTTTAAGGCGATATTCGATTTTGGACCTAATATTGTACTCCCGTGTTTCATCTTTTTGTTTGCTTTGGCCTTAGGAACTAAACCAGGAAAAGCCATACGCGCAGCTATTTTTATTGCTATTGCCCTTATCGGTATCAAGATGGTTGTCGGTTTTATGGGTGATAATTTAGGGCCAGCAATGAAGGCACTATCAAAAAATTCAGGAATTAAATTAGATATTATGGATGTAGGTTGGGGCGCTGTCGCGGCGGCTATTTGGGCCACTCCTATGGGAGCTATTGGCATTCCACTATTACTACTATTTAATTTTGTATTACTTTATTTTCGTGTTACAAAAACGTTAATGGTTGATATTTGGAACTACCACCATTTGATAACCGTCGGTGTACTCACTTATTTCGCGACAGATAATGTGTATCTTGGTTTTGTCGGCATGCTGCTAGCGTCTTTAATTACTTGGTTACTTGCGGATTGGGCAGCACCATTCCTGCAAAAATTCTATGGTCTACCAGGAATTACCATGCCTACGTTGTCTTCTATATCCGAGTGTCTTATTGCAGCGCCAATGAACGAATTACTAGACCGTATTCCAGTTGTGAGAGATATTCGTGGTAATTTTAGTTCGGTTAAAAAATACCTTGGTGTGTTTGGAGAGCCGGCAGTACTTGCTGTAATTATCGGTATGGGCATTGGATTTATGGCCAAATATTCCATGAAAGATTCTTTAAATTTAGCCATGAACCTAGCTGCAGTGATGATCATTTTACCTAAGGTAGTTGCTATTTTAATGGAAGGCTTAATGCCGATACAAGAAGCCAGCCAAGAGTTTCTCCACAAACATATGGGTGGTCGAGAGATCTTCTTAGGACTTGATTCTGCCATATCAATTGGCCACCCTTCCGTTTTAACAGCGGCACTACTCTTGACACCTTTCGTATTGGTACTGGCTGCTATTTTACCAGGTAATCAAATGCTTCCCTTTGCTGATATTACGGTAATCCCTTTCCGGATTGCTTTCGTTGTGGCGCTGGTTAATGGCAACGTATTTCGTACCTTGCTGATTGGTGCGGTTGTACTCGTACAAATATTGTTGTGTGGTACTGTAACCTCACCTGTTTTGACAAAAATATTTTTATCCGTTGGAGGCAAAATTCCTGAAGGGGCTATCGGTGTTGCCTCATTCTCAGGTGGCTCTTTATTTGTCACCTATGCAATTATGCAAACGTTGTCTTTCGTTTTGAGTGGTGTAATCATTTCGGCTGTTGTTTTTGGACTCTTCCTGCTAGTAGCAAAATCACAAGCTCGCAAAGCAGTTCAATTAATGGAAACGGAAGAAGAAAACACTTATGCTGGTATAAAGAATATTCAAGGTTAA
- a CDS encoding DUF2164 domain-containing protein, which produces MTPINLSKELRKQALDEIKKYFLEKREEEIGQLAAELLLDVMIEKVGAAIYNQGIRDAHTFMSEKIEDLYGLEK; this is translated from the coding sequence ATGACACCAATTAATTTGTCAAAAGAATTAAGGAAGCAAGCCCTTGATGAAATTAAGAAATATTTTTTGGAAAAGCGAGAAGAAGAGATTGGGCAGCTAGCTGCTGAGCTATTACTCGATGTAATGATTGAAAAAGTAGGTGCAGCTATTTATAATCAAGGCATCAGAGACGCGCATACTTTTATGAGCGAAAAGATTGAAGATTTATATGGTCTTGAGAAGTGA
- a CDS encoding NAD(P)-dependent oxidoreductase, which yields MLIDKQTNFAKERLSFNEIDEGFTTKEAIAEAKRCLNCPKPLCRAGCPIENEIPSFILALAKGNIGEASTIIARRSNLPAVCGRVCPHEKQCEGACILNKKNCGIQIGKLERFIADFDAEMSIDRPKCASLVNGKIAVIGSGPAGLTVAGDLAKLGFEVIIFESQEEPGGVLMYGIPEFRLGKEIVRREIKRIEELGVTIKTNVLVGQDLTVDELFAEGFDAIFIGTGTVLPKIIDIPGKDLVGVIQATYLLRMVTLIRTEKIDEKEIPVNPHDRVVVIGAGNVAMDAARTAVRLGAAKVTVVYRRTENDITALHSEYEAAKAEGVEFKWLSSPTSILGTDQVIGLEYEVQEIDGEGKVYGTGKREVIEADKIVPAIGQRPAARIVSTTQGIDVNANGYVVTRDRPYGMTTRKGVFAGGDVVHEPATVVLAMKEAKKLAAGIAQYVEAKKLIENC from the coding sequence ATGTTAATTGATAAGCAGACAAATTTTGCAAAGGAAAGGCTCTCCTTTAATGAAATAGATGAGGGTTTTACAACGAAAGAGGCAATTGCTGAGGCTAAGCGATGTTTAAATTGCCCGAAGCCACTGTGCCGTGCTGGCTGCCCTATTGAAAATGAAATTCCCAGCTTTATTTTAGCGCTAGCAAAAGGTAATATTGGGGAAGCCAGTACTATAATTGCACGCCGCAGTAATCTCCCTGCCGTTTGCGGGCGGGTTTGCCCACACGAAAAACAATGTGAAGGTGCCTGCATTCTTAATAAAAAGAATTGCGGAATTCAGATCGGTAAACTGGAACGCTTTATTGCTGATTTTGATGCGGAAATGAGTATAGATAGACCTAAGTGCGCTTCTTTGGTAAACGGTAAGATTGCAGTAATTGGTTCTGGTCCAGCTGGATTGACTGTGGCTGGAGATCTTGCCAAGCTGGGCTTTGAAGTTATTATCTTTGAATCACAAGAGGAACCGGGTGGAGTCTTAATGTATGGAATTCCTGAATTTCGTTTAGGGAAGGAAATTGTCCGTCGAGAAATTAAAAGAATTGAAGAACTAGGAGTTACGATCAAGACGAATGTTTTAGTTGGACAGGATCTTACTGTAGACGAATTATTTGCAGAAGGTTTTGATGCGATCTTCATTGGGACAGGTACTGTACTGCCCAAAATAATTGATATTCCGGGGAAAGATTTAGTGGGCGTGATACAGGCAACGTATCTACTTAGAATGGTGACCTTAATTCGAACAGAAAAAATTGATGAAAAAGAAATTCCTGTGAACCCTCATGATCGAGTAGTAGTCATTGGGGCCGGAAATGTAGCCATGGATGCTGCCCGTACCGCAGTGCGTTTGGGAGCTGCTAAGGTTACCGTTGTCTATCGTCGCACGGAGAATGACATTACAGCCTTACATTCTGAGTATGAAGCGGCAAAAGCAGAAGGGGTGGAATTTAAGTGGCTATCAAGTCCTACTTCGATTCTAGGAACAGATCAGGTTATCGGGCTAGAATATGAAGTTCAGGAAATTGATGGAGAAGGAAAGGTCTACGGAACAGGAAAAAGAGAAGTGATTGAGGCCGATAAAATTGTTCCTGCAATCGGCCAACGTCCAGCGGCTCGAATCGTATCCACTACTCAAGGAATTGATGTTAATGCCAATGGATATGTAGTTACCCGTGATCGCCCTTATGGTATGACAACTCGTAAAGGTGTTTTTGCAGGGGGAGATGTTGTGCATGAACCTGCCACTGTAGTGTTAGCAATGAAAGAAGCTAAAAAATTAGCAGCAGGGATCGCTCAATATGTGGAAGCAAAGAAACTAATTGAGAATTGCTAA
- a CDS encoding BglG family transcription antiterminator: MLLNERRCSVLLDILENEGWVRIRDLAQRFHVSDRTIRYDLDVVDDFLHFNNLSLLIRKQNGGVKFVESLEEKHKLLRLFQHLGLYQYVMSSSERLQRILAELLYVKDYIRINDLATILYVSRGTVIKDLQKVREWLEVRHLELRSIPKYGIKIVGPEREFRQAVVELLRKNLSLPSMLEWITTAETNWGDKQLFKNWLEDIDISFLQTYIRQLEKELQVIFSDVAFSGLVIYLIVSIHRIKGGRDIIVGQSELGVLQNSRTFAIALTTISLLEERFDVSIPIDEVSLFTEYILGSNVASSTVEEQESGTEMQMLVCNLIAHVSQDLPYDLTEDHQLFEGLLEEVRPTLYRVKYGLSLENPYLDEVRSSYPILFESVKKHIKSLENYIGGQLLDEEISYLTVHFSAALEKMRNSKKNRPSVLVICATGKGTANLLSSRLQSLFDIKIVGVAPCRQVQMLLESRQVDIIVSTVPITPVHVPILIVNPLLPPHDIALLENHMDKAKETSSVDDIVKVIEKYCSIQDYPQLRRELDNMLNASLEEAQISSNPPSLYQLLPAANIRLDVPAQSWRDAIYQAGNVLYQEGYIEHAYTQAMIDVVDKMGPYIVFWKGVALPHADIDCGVKKSGFSFIRLREPVSFGSQDNDPVDIIFALAAVDHSAHVIALLELTNILSSPEKVAYLRSENDIEKITQVLLSWSDTKTI; encoded by the coding sequence ATGTTACTAAATGAACGCCGTTGTAGTGTGCTTCTTGATATTTTAGAAAACGAAGGTTGGGTTCGGATTCGAGATTTGGCTCAACGTTTTCATGTTAGTGACCGTACCATCCGTTATGACTTGGATGTAGTGGATGATTTTTTGCACTTTAACAATCTATCGCTACTGATTCGCAAACAAAACGGGGGCGTGAAGTTTGTAGAATCATTAGAAGAGAAACATAAGCTATTAAGATTGTTTCAACATTTGGGATTATATCAGTACGTGATGTCATCTAGTGAACGGCTGCAGAGAATTTTGGCGGAATTATTATATGTTAAAGATTATATTAGAATTAATGACCTAGCTACTATTTTATATGTTAGTCGAGGAACGGTAATAAAGGATTTGCAGAAGGTACGTGAATGGTTAGAAGTACGGCATTTAGAATTACGATCAATTCCTAAGTATGGGATCAAAATTGTAGGACCAGAAAGAGAATTCCGCCAGGCTGTTGTAGAACTTCTGCGTAAAAATTTGTCTTTACCGTCTATGTTGGAATGGATTACAACAGCGGAAACCAATTGGGGCGACAAGCAGTTATTTAAAAATTGGTTGGAGGACATTGATATATCCTTCCTGCAAACTTATATTAGACAATTAGAAAAAGAGTTGCAGGTTATATTTTCAGATGTAGCATTTAGTGGGTTGGTAATTTACCTGATTGTTTCTATTCATAGAATCAAAGGCGGACGTGATATTATTGTTGGTCAGTCAGAGCTAGGAGTTCTGCAGAATTCACGTACATTTGCTATTGCACTTACCACCATTTCTCTTTTAGAAGAAAGATTTGATGTATCGATTCCTATTGATGAAGTCAGCCTTTTTACTGAATATATTTTAGGAAGTAATGTTGCATCTTCAACAGTAGAAGAACAAGAAAGTGGAACTGAAATGCAGATGTTAGTCTGTAATCTAATTGCGCATGTAAGCCAGGATTTACCTTATGATTTGACAGAAGATCATCAATTATTTGAAGGACTCCTGGAAGAAGTACGCCCTACACTGTACAGAGTAAAATATGGACTAAGCTTGGAAAACCCATATTTGGATGAAGTCAGGTCTAGTTACCCTATATTGTTTGAATCAGTGAAAAAACATATAAAATCTTTGGAAAATTATATTGGTGGCCAGCTATTAGATGAAGAAATCAGCTATCTAACGGTTCATTTTAGTGCTGCTCTTGAAAAAATGAGGAACAGTAAAAAAAATCGGCCATCAGTTCTTGTCATTTGTGCGACAGGTAAGGGAACCGCTAATTTACTTTCTTCCCGTCTACAATCTTTATTTGATATAAAAATTGTCGGTGTAGCACCTTGCCGTCAAGTTCAAATGCTATTAGAAAGCCGCCAGGTAGACATTATCGTATCTACGGTACCGATTACTCCCGTACATGTACCTATACTAATTGTTAATCCTCTACTGCCTCCCCATGATATTGCATTATTAGAAAATCACATGGATAAAGCAAAAGAGACCTCTTCCGTTGATGATATTGTTAAAGTTATTGAAAAATACTGCAGCATTCAGGACTATCCTCAATTACGCCGTGAGTTAGACAACATGCTGAATGCTTCTTTAGAAGAAGCACAAATAAGTTCCAATCCGCCGTCTTTATATCAGTTATTACCTGCCGCGAATATTAGACTGGATGTGCCTGCTCAGAGTTGGCGAGATGCTATTTACCAGGCCGGAAATGTATTGTATCAAGAGGGCTATATTGAACATGCATATACGCAAGCAATGATTGACGTAGTAGATAAGATGGGACCTTATATTGTTTTTTGGAAGGGCGTTGCCCTGCCTCACGCAGATATTGATTGCGGAGTAAAAAAATCTGGCTTCAGCTTTATTCGACTAAGAGAACCCGTTTCTTTTGGATCACAGGATAATGATCCAGTAGATATAATATTTGCTCTGGCAGCAGTAGATCATTCTGCTCATGTTATTGCACTGCTAGAATTAACTAATATTCTCAGTAGTCCGGAGAAAGTAGCATACCTTCGTAGTGAGAATGATATCGAAAAAATAACTCAAGTACTTCTGTCCTGGTCTGATACCAAGACAATTTAA
- a CDS encoding serine hydrolase, translating into MNKKIVILVVMLTLFTTNVFAASALEKEIKKDLKGFSGRVGVFAKNLNTGNTIEFSQDDIFPTASTSKLVVALATYKYLYPKADADKASTYDRDIELMMTISDNGSFYELLNEIKTNKADALSKVTKDLRLRQTQIHSEAAFTKYQYHSVTTPYEMAKVFENIYRNKYLPRDKSEVLKGELANTIFHEEIPRYMLTKVFHKVGELDDVLCDVGVIEDGHDPILISFYTVTPDHEYSSNFIATESAKLYNALRRK; encoded by the coding sequence ATGAATAAAAAAATTGTTATACTTGTAGTTATGCTAACTCTGTTCACGACAAACGTTTTCGCAGCTTCTGCTCTTGAAAAAGAAATTAAGAAAGATCTCAAAGGGTTCAGTGGGAGAGTTGGAGTTTTTGCCAAGAATTTGAATACTGGAAATACGATTGAGTTTAGTCAAGATGATATTTTTCCTACGGCTTCGACTAGCAAATTAGTCGTTGCTTTAGCAACGTATAAATATCTTTATCCTAAAGCAGATGCAGATAAGGCCAGTACATACGACCGAGATATTGAATTAATGATGACGATTAGTGATAATGGGTCTTTCTATGAGTTATTAAATGAGATTAAAACAAATAAAGCAGATGCTTTAAGTAAAGTAACAAAGGATCTCCGTCTTCGTCAGACACAAATACATAGCGAAGCTGCCTTTACTAAATATCAATATCATAGTGTGACGACCCCATATGAAATGGCAAAGGTCTTTGAAAACATCTATAGAAATAAATATTTGCCAAGAGATAAGAGTGAAGTATTAAAGGGTGAACTAGCAAATACTATCTTCCATGAGGAGATTCCTCGTTATATGCTAACGAAAGTCTTCCACAAGGTAGGAGAATTAGACGATGTTCTTTGTGACGTTGGCGTAATAGAAGATGGTCATGATCCCATACTAATCAGCTTCTATACTGTTACACCAGATCATGAGTATTCTAGTAATTTCATCGCGACCGAATCAGCAAAGCTTTATAATGCATTAAGAAGGAAATAA
- the ilvD gene encoding dihydroxy-acid dehydratase, with protein sequence MERAIDRLEPYQRAIAKVHLASAGISLDALDGKPLIAVANSWNEVCPGHEPLLKLAEAVKNGIRAAGGEPVEFNTIGMCDGISQGHLGMRYTLPHRDIIADSVEVMVLGHGVFDGMVLLGSCDKIIPGMMQAALRINLPSVIVTAGTSVPECKPSDSKKLRTRFLAGEITERQLIEGSLQYYSGPGVCPFFGTANTMAVLCEAIGLMLPGSSVLPAPTSLRRFSAEKSGMAVMEMIKQGIRPRDIATTDAFYNALVVLNALGGSLNAFLHLPAIAAEAGISLSWDSFAEVSDKTPLLSALVPNGNQTVYDLYRAGGLPSVLKELQPLLKMEAKTVGGITIGDVARGASEGDRDVIKAFDKPLAPTGGVQVLYGSLAPCGALVKASAVPEEQHIFSGPAIVFESEEACHNALHENKIKPGQVVVVRYEGPKGGPGMRELHRVTEVLKGVPNTALITDGRFSGASAGLSIGYLCPEAAEGGPIALIKDGDEITISLKEGTVNLNVDPMELKRRSLNWQALVKDTGSNLLLRYSKQVGPTVKGAIWGL encoded by the coding sequence ATGGAACGCGCAATTGATCGTTTAGAACCCTACCAAAGGGCCATAGCCAAAGTTCATCTTGCGTCTGCAGGAATCTCTTTAGATGCACTGGACGGAAAGCCTTTAATTGCTGTTGCGAATAGCTGGAATGAAGTATGTCCTGGTCATGAGCCTTTACTGAAGTTGGCTGAAGCTGTTAAGAACGGTATACGGGCAGCGGGTGGGGAGCCCGTTGAATTTAATACTATTGGTATGTGTGATGGTATCAGCCAAGGGCATCTTGGTATGAGATATACATTGCCACATCGTGACATTATCGCCGACTCTGTAGAAGTAATGGTTCTCGGCCATGGTGTGTTTGATGGGATGGTCTTATTAGGCTCTTGCGACAAGATTATTCCAGGCATGATGCAGGCAGCTTTACGCATCAATCTTCCATCTGTGATAGTCACTGCTGGCACTTCTGTGCCAGAATGTAAGCCATCCGATTCAAAAAAATTACGTACTAGGTTTCTAGCAGGTGAAATAACAGAGCGCCAACTAATTGAAGGATCGCTCCAGTATTATTCTGGACCAGGAGTATGTCCCTTTTTTGGTACTGCCAACACGATGGCGGTTCTCTGTGAGGCAATAGGACTGATGTTGCCAGGTAGCAGCGTACTCCCCGCACCAACCAGCCTTCGTCGATTTTCTGCTGAAAAATCTGGTATGGCAGTAATGGAGATGATTAAACAAGGTATCAGACCAAGGGATATTGCAACAACGGATGCATTTTATAATGCGCTGGTGGTGCTAAATGCTTTAGGTGGCTCATTGAATGCCTTTCTTCATCTTCCAGCTATCGCCGCTGAGGCAGGGATCTCTTTATCATGGGATAGTTTTGCTGAAGTGAGTGATAAGACTCCGCTATTGTCAGCGCTTGTGCCAAATGGTAATCAGACAGTATACGATTTATATCGTGCTGGTGGTTTACCTTCTGTACTTAAGGAACTTCAACCTCTGCTTAAAATGGAAGCAAAAACCGTAGGCGGGATAACCATTGGCGATGTTGCTCGTGGAGCTTCTGAGGGGGATCGAGATGTGATTAAGGCTTTTGATAAACCTCTTGCCCCAACTGGTGGGGTTCAAGTACTTTATGGTTCGCTGGCACCATGTGGAGCATTGGTCAAAGCTTCTGCTGTACCAGAAGAGCAACATATATTTAGTGGACCAGCCATTGTATTTGAAAGTGAGGAAGCGTGCCACAATGCCTTGCATGAAAATAAAATTAAACCTGGTCAAGTAGTGGTTGTCCGTTATGAAGGGCCTAAAGGCGGTCCTGGTATGCGAGAATTGCATAGGGTCACCGAGGTGCTAAAAGGAGTTCCCAATACGGCGTTAATAACAGATGGCCGTTTTTCCGGGGCCAGTGCAGGCTTAAGTATTGGTTATTTGTGTCCTGAAGCAGCAGAAGGAGGGCCCATTGCTTTAATTAAAGATGGTGATGAAATTACTATTAGTCTTAAGGAAGGCACCGTTAATTTAAATGTGGATCCTATGGAATTGAAACGTCGGAGCTTAAACTGGCAAGCGTTGGTGAAAGATACTGGTTCAAATTTACTGCTTAGGTATAGCAAGCAGGTTGGCCCAACCGTCAAAGGAGCAATCTGGGGACTATAA